One genomic region from Nitrosopumilus sp. encodes:
- a CDS encoding 30S ribosomal protein S7 produces the protein MAQTKNLLLFRKWDLSDIEVKDPGLKTAISLRKQILPYTYGRSALKRFNKADVNIVERLINKTMHFGKKYAKNTGRMTGKKTKLLNTVKTAFDIISLKTGQNPVEVLVRAIEFSAPNEDTTRIVYGGTVYHVSVDVAPIRRVDLALKFIADAIKEATFSNPKPIEEHMAEQLMLAAANDPAAPSVKKKNELERIAQASR, from the coding sequence ATGGCACAAACAAAAAATTTACTATTATTTAGAAAATGGGATTTATCTGATATCGAAGTAAAAGATCCTGGCCTAAAGACTGCCATATCTTTGAGAAAACAAATCTTGCCTTACACTTATGGCCGTTCAGCATTAAAGAGATTCAACAAAGCAGATGTTAACATTGTTGAAAGACTAATCAACAAAACAATGCACTTTGGAAAAAAATATGCAAAGAACACTGGTCGAATGACTGGCAAGAAAACCAAGCTTCTCAATACCGTAAAGACTGCTTTTGATATTATTTCACTAAAAACCGGACAAAACCCTGTTGAAGTTTTGGTAAGGGCAATTGAATTTTCTGCACCAAACGAGGACACAACTCGAATCGTTTATGGTGGAACAGTTTACCATGTATCTGTAGATGTTGCTCCAATCAGAAGAGTAGACTTGGCACTAAAGTTCATTGCAGATGCTATTAAAGAGGCCACATTCTCAAATCCAAAACCAATTGAGGAACATATGGCAGAACAGCTAATGCTTGCAGCAGCAAATGATCCTGCAGCACCTTCTGTAAAGAAGAAAAACGAGCTTGAAAGAATAGCACAAGCATCTAGATAG
- a CDS encoding 30S ribosomal protein S12: MRKSPLGLFAGRVLTTKKKKQRWAISTFKRRKLGIDKKADPLGGAPQARGIVLEKVGIAAKQPNSAIRKCVRVQLIKNGKTVTAFLPRDGAMNFIDEHDEVHIQGMGATQGGAMGDIPGVRFKVFKVNGTALHELVIGKKEKPRR; the protein is encoded by the coding sequence TTGAGAAAATCACCACTTGGATTATTTGCTGGCAGAGTTTTAACAACTAAAAAGAAAAAACAGAGATGGGCAATCTCTACTTTCAAGAGAAGAAAATTAGGCATTGACAAAAAGGCTGACCCACTTGGTGGAGCTCCGCAAGCACGTGGAATTGTGTTAGAGAAAGTCGGCATTGCAGCAAAACAGCCAAACTCTGCTATCAGAAAATGTGTTAGAGTTCAACTAATTAAAAACGGAAAAACTGTAACTGCATTTTTGCCAAGAGACGGTGCAATGAATTTCATTGATGAACACGATGAAGTGCACATTCAAGGCATGGGTGCTACTCAAGGTGGTGCAATGGGAGATATTCCTGGAGTTAGATTCAAAGTTTTCAAAGTTAACGGTACTGCATTACACGAACTAGTAATCGGAAAGAAGGAGAAACCAAGGAGATAG